From Montipora foliosa isolate CH-2021 chromosome 6, ASM3666993v2, whole genome shotgun sequence, a single genomic window includes:
- the LOC138005305 gene encoding uncharacterized protein gives MAADQSVSASRLSEGDIPGASLQGRNPRTLTTDELRFWLKCRGDPAKGLKTKAQLAKRVLEYVASGRDKDVVDPDKNLIYTRRKQRQEKLQTRNDPLLKESTVRFPSTGWSTSLQRMPLFTKAEMDLHVSQSGKNIDRSKQSHTVPTSMRKAKTFFEDEYLKDVVAASDNEYFFFQCLCHHSFKKNEAPHKLKVALCLVSGSVKYASCTHVAGSAGFCNHVLALMMKLCKFSLYSCQNVKELDHESDMAQPKACTSSLQLWHRPARGEKIKPQPVMELNVKRSKLDSDYDPDSGVRCLLYEARKNLSTQTADEVMLKDKLQKINPKFALSQIISPGGTNLQETKFRKSPSGSYASYQLQFSESNFQVFCNIDSVPRAGGNDGNDDQNAISAFPAFPLQHSEQYKKPDGLSRNQEALLDHLTVDEVKLNNIEKTTREQAASQEWNAERKFRFTASNFHTIAKRKRNHASLVNNLLHPKPFTSKQTEHGKTYEPVALKEYGKYMFAARNPVTVLKSGLVVSMACPILAASPDGKVIDHSCSKPFGLVEVKCPFTKFHVSPLDACADESFFAENVNGQPRLKRGHQYYFQIQGQLAVTGASWCDFVIYTSKGMSVERITFDPQFWDTLNECLKNCYFNHFIEPAALEFCKH, from the exons ATGGCTGCTGATCAATCTGTAAGTGCCAGCCGTCTTTCCGAGGGCGATATACCAGGAGCATCTCTTCAAGGACGAAATCCTAGAACACTCACCACGGATGAGCTTCGCTTTTGGTTAAAATGTCGTGGCGACCCGGCAAAAGGATTAAAAACAAAGGCACAGTTAGCAAAAAG AGTACTTGAATATGTGGCTTCTGGTCGTGATAAAGATGTTGTGGATCCGGACAAGAACCTTATTTACACGCGTCGAAAGCAGAGACAAGAAAAATTACAAACTCGAAATGATCCGTTGCTAAAGGAAAGTACTGTGAGGTTTCCATCGACTGGGTGGTCAACAAGCTTACAACGAATGCCATTGTTTACAAAGGCAGAAATGGATTTGCATGTCTCTCAGTCTGGAAAAAACATTGACCGAAGTAAACAGAGCCATACAGTTCCAACAAGCATGAGAAAAGCCAAGACGTTCTTTGAAGACGAATACTTGAAGGACGTAGTTGCTGCTAGTGACaatgaatatttcttttttcaatgtttgtgtcatcatagctttaaaaaaaatgaagcccCTCATAAATTAAAAGTTGCACTTTGTTTAGTGAGTGGAAGTGTTAAGTATGCTTCATGTACGCACGTGGCGGGATCTGCTGGCTTTTGTAATCATGTACTTGCACTTATGATGAAACTTTGTAAGTTTAGCTTGTATagctgtcaaaatgtcaagGAGTTGGACCATGAATCTGATATGGCACAACCTAAGGCATGCACCTCCAGTTTACAGCTGTGGCACAGACCTGCAAGAGGGGAAAAAATCAAGCCCCAACCTGTCATGGAACTCAATGTAAAGAGGTCCAAATTAGATAGCGATTATGATCCTGATAGTGGTGTGAGGTGTTTATTGTATGAAGCTAGGAAAAACTTGAGCACACAAACAGCAGATGAAGTTATGTTGAAAGACAAGCTTCAAAAGATCAATCCTAAATTTGCCCTGTCTCAAATCATTTCTCCTGGTGGTACTAACTTACAGGAAACAAAATTTAGAAAATCTCCGAGTGGTTCATATGCAAGTTATCAGTTACAGTTTTCCGAGtccaattttcaagttttctgcaATATTGACTCAGTGCCTAGAGCAGGCGGCAATGATGGTAATGATGACCAAAATGCTATATCTGCGTTTCCTGCATTTCCTTTGCAACATTCTGAACAGTACAAAAAGCCAGATGGTTTGAGCAGGAACCAAGAAGCACtcctggatcatttgactgTTGATGAGGTAAAGCTCAATAACATAGAGAAGACTACAAGAGAACAAGCAGCCTCCCAAGAATGGAatgctgaaagaaaatttcGGTTTACAGCTTCTAATTTCCACACCAttgcaaaaaggaaaagaaatcatGCCTCTTTAGTAAACAATCTGCTTCATCCCAAGCCATTTACTTCCAAGCAGACAGAACACGGGAAAACCTATGAACCTGTAGCGTTGAAAGAATATGGAAAATATATGTTTGCAGCTAGGAATCCAGTTACAGTGTTAAAAAGTGGCCTTGTTGTGAGTATGGCCTGTCCAATTTTGGCAGCATCGCCAGATGGCAAGGTCATTGATCATAGTTGTAGTAAGCCTTTTGGACTAGTAGAGGTTAAATGTCCCTTCACTAAGTTTCATGTAAGTCCCTTAGATGCATGTGCAGATGAAAGTTTCTTTGCAGAAAATGTAAATGGACAGCCAAGACTGAAAAGGGGACATCAGTACTACTTTCAAATACAGGGTCAACTTGCTGTTACAGGGGCTAGCTGGTGTGATTTTGTAATTTACACCAGCAAAGGCATGAGTGTAGAGAGGATCACATTTGATCCTCAGTTCTGGGACACATTGAATGAATGCCTTAAGAACTGCTACTTCAATCATTTTATAGAGCCAGCCGCTTTAGAATTCTGTAAACATTAG